CACTGCTCGGGGAAGAACTCATGGGACTCCTTTCTCACGAATTGACCAGAGCCAGGGCCCGGCTCCAGGCCCGCTCCTTGAGCGCCGCGCCGGAGCCGAAAAGCGCCGAGGCGAAGCGACGCTCCGCCAACGCCGCGCCGCCCGCCCGGCGCGCGGGACGCTCGTGGTCCACGTACTCGGCCACGGCGTTCACCGCCGCCCAGAGCGTTCCACGCACCCCGGGAAGGGCGTTGCCCCTCCCCGACTCGAAAAGCCCGACGAGCGACTCCCGCGTCGCGATCGCCCGGGAAGGATCCCCTTCCGCGGGGTCGGGGACCAGATCCTTGAAGTAACCTGCCAGCGCTTCGGGCGTCAGGCTCCGCCGGGCGAACGCCCGCGCCTGAGCGGCGAAGTCGTCGAAGTACTTGCGCGAAAGACCCAGGAGCTTGCGGGCTTCCTTGGCCTTCTCGAGAACATCCCCCACGTGGCGGATCGAAACGCCCGTCCGCCCCGCCTTCTCGAGCGCCGCCAGAAGCGTGTTCCGGCAGACGACCCGGATGGGCGTGAAAAGCGCCCGGAGGGGACTCCCGCCGTCGTGGCTGTTGGTCAGAAGCAGATACCGGCCGACCGGATCGTTGTGCGTCACCCACACGTCCTCCGGCAGACGCGCCAGAAGCCAGATCCGCCGGCCCCGGTCGAGCGACCCGGCCGTCACATACATCGCCTCGCCCGCCCCGACGAGCGCGTCGAAGAAGGCGAACGCCTGGGCGTTCTGGACCGGCCGGTAGCGCCCTCCCACCACGCCGAGCGGCTCCGTGCGGTCGGTCCGAACGACCGCCTGCACGCGGGGGATCTGCACCCCCGCCGTCTCGACCGGCCGGAGCTCCACCTCCCAGTCCAGACCCGCCGCCCGGATCGCCTCGGCCGCGGTGGCCGGACGCTCCAGAGCGACGCCGATCCCGTGCCAGGGAACCTCACCGACGTACATCATGCTTTCCACATTCGCAGGCATGTCCGAAAACCTCCTGCCGATGAAACTCATTCACCACCCGACGAGGATGAGGAGAGCCGGACGGACGGGCGGCCGGCGAAGGCCGCCCGTCGCGGTCCCGAGGCTCCCGACCCCTCTCTCGCAGGACCCGGCTTAGCGCTGGGCGCGCGGCGGCGCGGAAGCGGGAGCTTCGGCGGCCGGCTCGGCTTCCTCCGAGGGTTCGCCTTTCGGCTCGCCTCCGAGGAAACTCACCTGCTGGGCGACCACGCGGAGCTTCGAGCGCTTGAGGCCCGTCTCCTCGTCCTGCCAGTGATCCTGGACCAAGCGGCCCGAGACGAGAACGGCGCGCCCCTTCGTCAGAAACTCCGCCACGGCCTCGGCCTGGCGGTTCCAGACGGTCACGTCCACGAAGGCCGTCTCTTCGACCTTCGAGCCGTCCTCCTTGACGTAGCGGTGGTTGACCGCCACGGTGAGGTGGGCGACGGCTTTGCCCTGGGCCGTGTACCGCAGCTCCGGATCCCGCGCCAGGCGGCCGACCAGGACGACGTGGTTGAAGTTCGTCATCCGAAAGCCTCCACACGGAAAGGCGCCCCGCGGCCACGCGGGGAACGCCGACACGCGAAAACCCCGTGGCCGGGGTGACGAAAACGAACGGAAGATCAGAGCGCCGATCGGGGGGCCCGGACGCGCTTCGGGCTCCGGGCCTCCAGGAGAAGCACCGCGGGCCGCACTCCGGCCGCCCGCAGCTCGTCGAGAACGGAAAGGATTCCGGCCGCCAGATCCTCGCGCGACCGGTCGGCCCGGAATCGCACGACCAGGACGAGGCCGTCCTTCGGCCACGAAAGACGCGCAGGATCGATCCCGTCGGCGTCGCGGGCCACGACGATCGTGCCGGGGCAAGGACCGGAGACGGAATCGAGATCCACCGCTTCCACGCCCGCCTTGCGGAGATCCTCCGCCACGAGGTAGGGAAGGGCGGGATGGACCAGACTTCGCGCCGGACGGAGCATCGGAGTCAGTCCTGCCATTTCTCGCAGGCCCCCCGGTAGGGGCAGGTGGGACAGGCGAACGACCGGTCGTTGGGGACGAAGACGCCGCTCCGGATCGCCCGATCGAGGACCTGGACCTTGCGGACGAAGCGCCGCAGGTCGCGGTCGGTCCGCTGGACCACGTGCCTTTCGATCGCGGGCCGGGCGGTCTTGAGGAGAATCTCGTAGCGGAAAAACTCGGGGGTCTCTCCCAGCGCGAACCGGGCGGCCAGGAGGTAGGCGGTCGCCTGATCGTCCTTGCGGATCCGATCCGGCGACCAGCGGCTCGAAGCCGTCTTCCAGTCGACGATCGCCAAGCGGCCTGCGCGGGTTCGGACCAGGCGGTCGAACTCACCGGCGAGCGGCCGGGGGAGCGCTTCCCCGCGGTCGTCGAGAAGCGGCACCACGAAGCGGCGGGGGAGATCGAGCGGGACCTCGTCCGGAAGGAGGCGTTCGGCGTAGAGGCCGAGCATCCGCGCTCCCCGGGCGTAGAGATCCTCGATCGACTCCCCGCGGGTCGAAACGACCGGAAGGCCGCCGGGGGCGTAGGCTTCCTCGAGACGCGAGCGCAGGACCTCGCAGGCGGCCTCCACGCGGGGAGCGCGGCCCTTGACGAGGTCCGCGTCGATCGCCAGAAGCGCGGCGTTGACGGCGCTTCCGAAGACGAGGGCGGAGCTTACGCGTTCCGGAGCCAGGCGGTCGAGATAACGAAAGCGGTACTGCAGGCCGCAGACGTCGGCGTACGTCGCCAGAGCCGTGTACGAATGGTAGCGCACGCCTTCGCCCGCATCCGGGAAAGCGAGATCGTCGGAGGGGTACATGAAGGATGTTCCTGGAAAGGCGCCCGCCCGGTCGTCTCGGGCGGGCATGAAACGAAATGCCGGCCCGGACGACTCGGGACGGGACGCCAAGAGGGGGAAAGGGACTTCAGGCGACTCGGTGTTCCGCCAGGGCCTTTCGCACGTGAAGCTCGACCCGGGCGAACTCGTCGGCCGTCAGGGTGTAGGGGTCTTTGTCCCCCAGACCGGGCAGAGACCGCACGAGATCCGCGTAGGCCTTCCAGTCGGCCACGAGGCCGGCGCGGCGCGCCTCGTTGAAGAGGGCGCCCACCGCCTGGGAGAGCGGCCGCGGAGGCCGGGACGAAGGACGCGCTTCGCGGGGCGAAGGCTCCGAAGCGGACGGGGCGTCTCCGGACGGCGGAAGGCCTCCGGAGAGCCGGCCCGAGAGAAGGTACTCCTCGATCGCCTTGACGGTCGGAGCGATCCGCTCGAGGGAAAGGCCTTTGGCGGAAAGCTCGATCGCCCGGTCGATCGAAACGGAGCGGGCGATCTGGACGCGTTCCTGGCGTTTGAGCTCGAGCTCTTCGGGAGAGATCCGTCGCGGGAAAGCCGCTCCCGGCGGG
This genomic stretch from Planctomycetota bacterium harbors:
- a CDS encoding DUF932 domain-containing protein, which encodes MMYVGEVPWHGIGVALERPATAAEAIRAAGLDWEVELRPVETAGVQIPRVQAVVRTDRTEPLGVVGGRYRPVQNAQAFAFFDALVGAGEAMYVTAGSLDRGRRIWLLARLPEDVWVTHNDPVGRYLLLTNSHDGGSPLRALFTPIRVVCRNTLLAALEKAGRTGVSIRHVGDVLEKAKEARKLLGLSRKYFDDFAAQARAFARRSLTPEALAGYFKDLVPDPAEGDPSRAIATRESLVGLFESGRGNALPGVRGTLWAAVNAVAEYVDHERPARRAGGAALAERRFASALFGSGAALKERAWSRALALVNS
- a CDS encoding PD-(D/E)XK nuclease family protein, yielding MYPSDDLAFPDAGEGVRYHSYTALATYADVCGLQYRFRYLDRLAPERVSSALVFGSAVNAALLAIDADLVKGRAPRVEAACEVLRSRLEEAYAPGGLPVVSTRGESIEDLYARGARMLGLYAERLLPDEVPLDLPRRFVVPLLDDRGEALPRPLAGEFDRLVRTRAGRLAIVDWKTASSRWSPDRIRKDDQATAYLLAARFALGETPEFFRYEILLKTARPAIERHVVQRTDRDLRRFVRKVQVLDRAIRSGVFVPNDRSFACPTCPYRGACEKWQD
- the ssb gene encoding single-stranded DNA-binding protein, encoding MTNFNHVVLVGRLARDPELRYTAQGKAVAHLTVAVNHRYVKEDGSKVEETAFVDVTVWNRQAEAVAEFLTKGRAVLVSGRLVQDHWQDEETGLKRSKLRVVAQQVSFLGGEPKGEPSEEAEPAAEAPASAPPRAQR